In Entelurus aequoreus isolate RoL-2023_Sb linkage group LG02, RoL_Eaeq_v1.1, whole genome shotgun sequence, one genomic interval encodes:
- the LOC133630291 gene encoding gastrula zinc finger protein XlCGF8.2DB-like isoform X2, whose translation MCKVEMLRVLVKQRLTAAVEEIFVVLERTIAEYEEELSRTKEENERQRQLLDALFNKHQQTVQTMEDIGRAGPAESSSEELLPPEQPGWSFWVEQKEPHPPYVKEEEEKPSTSQEREHLEGLEEAKLPLSGVMVKSEDDEDEPHSWRLHHRRSPSDNDMSDSDDKDCKVDVTLHADHTHLKCSQCDKTFSDNSTLKRHMRCHTGEKPFACSFCEKRFSQKASLVIHTRTHTGERPYTCSVCNKSFRDNSALVTHMRTHTGEKPFTCPFCDKRFAHKGHLISHTRTHTGEKPFTCSVCNTSFRVHSVMMIHMRTHTGEKPFGCSVCGKRFTQKGSLSIHTRTHTGEKPFPCSVCDKPFRVRSALATHMKTHNAQQR comes from the exons ATGTGCAAAGTAGAAATGCTGAGAGTGTTGGTGAAGCAGCGACTAACTGCTGCTGTggaagaaatatttgtagtgttggaaagaacgatagcagaatatgaggaggaactttctagaacaaaagaggagaacgagcgacaacgtcaactactggacgctcttttcaacaaacatcaacaaacag TACAAACAATGGAGGACATTGGCAGGGCTGGACCAGCAGAAAGTTCCAGTGAAGAACTTCTTCCCCCTGAGCAGCCGGGCTGGAGCTTCTGGGTGGAGCAGAAGGAGCCGCATCCCCCCTacgttaaagaggaagaggagaagcCCAGCACCAGTCAGGAGAGAGAACATCTTGAAGGTCTGGAGGAGGCCAAGTTGCCATTGAGTGGTGTCAtggtgaagagtgaagatgatgaagatgaaCCTCACTCATGGCGGCTTCATCACAGACGCTCTCCCTCGGACAACGACATGAGCGACAGCGATGACAAGGACTGTAAAGTCGACGTGACCCTGCACGCCGACCACACACACTTGAAATGCTCGCAGTGTGACAAAACTTTCAGCGACAACTCAACTCTGAAACGACACATGAGATGCCACACGGGAGAGAAACCTTTCGCCTGCTCTTTCTGCGAGAAACGCTTCTCTCAGAAGGCATCGTTGGTGATACACACGAGAACGCACACGGGCGAGAGACCTTACACCTGCTCCGTGTGCAACAAAAGCTTCCGCGATAACTCGGCGTTAGTGACGCACATGAGGACTCACACCGGAGAGAAACCGTTCACCTGTCCATTTTGCGACAAACGATTCGCTCACAAGGGACATTTAATATCGCACACCAGGACACACACCGGGGAGAAACCTTTCACATGCTCCGTGTGCAACACCAGCTTCAGGGTGCACTCAGTCATGATGATACACATGCGGACGCACACGGGAGAGAAACCTTTCGGCTGCTCAGTGTGCGGGAAAAGATTCACTCAGAAGGGAAGCTTGAGTAtacacacgagaacacacacgggagagAAACCGTTTCCCTGCTCGGTGTGCGACAAACCTTTCCGGGTTCGTTCGGCTCTGGctacacacatgaaaacacacaacgCACAACAACGTTGA
- the LOC133630291 gene encoding gastrula zinc finger protein XlCGF8.2DB-like isoform X1, producing MCKVEMLRVLVKQRLTAAVEEIFVVLERTIAEYEEELSRTKEENERQRQLLDALFNKHQQTAVQTMEDIGRAGPAESSSEELLPPEQPGWSFWVEQKEPHPPYVKEEEEKPSTSQEREHLEGLEEAKLPLSGVMVKSEDDEDEPHSWRLHHRRSPSDNDMSDSDDKDCKVDVTLHADHTHLKCSQCDKTFSDNSTLKRHMRCHTGEKPFACSFCEKRFSQKASLVIHTRTHTGERPYTCSVCNKSFRDNSALVTHMRTHTGEKPFTCPFCDKRFAHKGHLISHTRTHTGEKPFTCSVCNTSFRVHSVMMIHMRTHTGEKPFGCSVCGKRFTQKGSLSIHTRTHTGEKPFPCSVCDKPFRVRSALATHMKTHNAQQR from the exons ATGTGCAAAGTAGAAATGCTGAGAGTGTTGGTGAAGCAGCGACTAACTGCTGCTGTggaagaaatatttgtagtgttggaaagaacgatagcagaatatgaggaggaactttctagaacaaaagaggagaacgagcgacaacgtcaactactggacgctcttttcaacaaacatcaacaaacag CAGTACAAACAATGGAGGACATTGGCAGGGCTGGACCAGCAGAAAGTTCCAGTGAAGAACTTCTTCCCCCTGAGCAGCCGGGCTGGAGCTTCTGGGTGGAGCAGAAGGAGCCGCATCCCCCCTacgttaaagaggaagaggagaagcCCAGCACCAGTCAGGAGAGAGAACATCTTGAAGGTCTGGAGGAGGCCAAGTTGCCATTGAGTGGTGTCAtggtgaagagtgaagatgatgaagatgaaCCTCACTCATGGCGGCTTCATCACAGACGCTCTCCCTCGGACAACGACATGAGCGACAGCGATGACAAGGACTGTAAAGTCGACGTGACCCTGCACGCCGACCACACACACTTGAAATGCTCGCAGTGTGACAAAACTTTCAGCGACAACTCAACTCTGAAACGACACATGAGATGCCACACGGGAGAGAAACCTTTCGCCTGCTCTTTCTGCGAGAAACGCTTCTCTCAGAAGGCATCGTTGGTGATACACACGAGAACGCACACGGGCGAGAGACCTTACACCTGCTCCGTGTGCAACAAAAGCTTCCGCGATAACTCGGCGTTAGTGACGCACATGAGGACTCACACCGGAGAGAAACCGTTCACCTGTCCATTTTGCGACAAACGATTCGCTCACAAGGGACATTTAATATCGCACACCAGGACACACACCGGGGAGAAACCTTTCACATGCTCCGTGTGCAACACCAGCTTCAGGGTGCACTCAGTCATGATGATACACATGCGGACGCACACGGGAGAGAAACCTTTCGGCTGCTCAGTGTGCGGGAAAAGATTCACTCAGAAGGGAAGCTTGAGTAtacacacgagaacacacacgggagagAAACCGTTTCCCTGCTCGGTGTGCGACAAACCTTTCCGGGTTCGTTCGGCTCTGGctacacacatgaaaacacacaacgCACAACAACGTTGA
- the LOC133630291 gene encoding oocyte zinc finger protein XlCOF19-like isoform X3 translates to MEDIGRAGPAESSSEELLPPEQPGWSFWVEQKEPHPPYVKEEEEKPSTSQEREHLEGLEEAKLPLSGVMVKSEDDEDEPHSWRLHHRRSPSDNDMSDSDDKDCKVDVTLHADHTHLKCSQCDKTFSDNSTLKRHMRCHTGEKPFACSFCEKRFSQKASLVIHTRTHTGERPYTCSVCNKSFRDNSALVTHMRTHTGEKPFTCPFCDKRFAHKGHLISHTRTHTGEKPFTCSVCNTSFRVHSVMMIHMRTHTGEKPFGCSVCGKRFTQKGSLSIHTRTHTGEKPFPCSVCDKPFRVRSALATHMKTHNAQQR, encoded by the coding sequence ATGGAGGACATTGGCAGGGCTGGACCAGCAGAAAGTTCCAGTGAAGAACTTCTTCCCCCTGAGCAGCCGGGCTGGAGCTTCTGGGTGGAGCAGAAGGAGCCGCATCCCCCCTacgttaaagaggaagaggagaagcCCAGCACCAGTCAGGAGAGAGAACATCTTGAAGGTCTGGAGGAGGCCAAGTTGCCATTGAGTGGTGTCAtggtgaagagtgaagatgatgaagatgaaCCTCACTCATGGCGGCTTCATCACAGACGCTCTCCCTCGGACAACGACATGAGCGACAGCGATGACAAGGACTGTAAAGTCGACGTGACCCTGCACGCCGACCACACACACTTGAAATGCTCGCAGTGTGACAAAACTTTCAGCGACAACTCAACTCTGAAACGACACATGAGATGCCACACGGGAGAGAAACCTTTCGCCTGCTCTTTCTGCGAGAAACGCTTCTCTCAGAAGGCATCGTTGGTGATACACACGAGAACGCACACGGGCGAGAGACCTTACACCTGCTCCGTGTGCAACAAAAGCTTCCGCGATAACTCGGCGTTAGTGACGCACATGAGGACTCACACCGGAGAGAAACCGTTCACCTGTCCATTTTGCGACAAACGATTCGCTCACAAGGGACATTTAATATCGCACACCAGGACACACACCGGGGAGAAACCTTTCACATGCTCCGTGTGCAACACCAGCTTCAGGGTGCACTCAGTCATGATGATACACATGCGGACGCACACGGGAGAGAAACCTTTCGGCTGCTCAGTGTGCGGGAAAAGATTCACTCAGAAGGGAAGCTTGAGTAtacacacgagaacacacacgggagagAAACCGTTTCCCTGCTCGGTGTGCGACAAACCTTTCCGGGTTCGTTCGGCTCTGGctacacacatgaaaacacacaacgCACAACAACGTTGA
- the LOC133630408 gene encoding zinc finger and SCAN domain-containing protein 2-like yields MCKVEMLRVLLKQRLTAAVEEIFVVLERTIAEYEEELSRTKEENERQRQVLDALFQPEVVLRRTECLPPKQRGRSARLEQEEPQLPRIKEEEEDHSISQEEAHFGGLEEFPVKSEGDEVKGESEEKRAVERPGICSSQHMTIEGDGGGSQADVAPPLSDSEHTRSTKVHVTMDADDTRFRCSLCDKTFCSKKNRKEHMTCHSDERPFSCSVCGKRFSRKGILTRHTRLHTGEKPYSCSVCGQRFCQQSNLISHTRRHTGEKPYSCSFCHSSFSNSSNLYRHTRIHTGEKPFLCSVCGKRFSVMGRLRAHKRLHAGEKPSLA; encoded by the exons ATGTGCAAAGTAGAAATGCTGAGAGTGTTGCTGAAGCAGCGACTAACTGCTGCTGTggaagaaatatttgtagtgttagaaagaacgatagcagaatacgaggaggaactttctagaacaaaagaggagaacgagCGACAACGTCAGGTACTGGACGCTCTCTTCCAACCGGAAGTTGTGTTAcgcagaacag AATGTTTACCCCCCAAGCAGCGGGGGAGGAGCGCCAGGTTGGAGCAGGAGGAGCCACAGCTCCCccgcattaaagaggaagaggaggatcacagcatcagtcaggaggaaGCTCATTTTGGAGGACTGGAGGAgttccctgtgaagagtgaaggagatgaggtcaaaggtgaaagtgaggagaagagagcgGTGGAGAGACCAGGCATCTGCTCAAGTCAACACATGACAATAGAAGGTGatggtggaggatcacaagcagacgtAGCTCCTCCACTGTCCGATAGTGAGCACACAAGGTCTACTAAAGTCCATGTGACGATGGACGCTGACGACACGCGCTTCAGATGCTCTTTGTGtgacaaaacattttgcagcaagaAGAACCGTAAAGAACACATGACATGTCACTCAGATGAGAGACCGTTCAGCTGCTCCGTCTGCGGTAAAAGATTCTCCCGCAAAGGCATCTTGACGAGACACACCAGACTGCACACGGGGGAAAAACCGTACAGCTGTTCAGTTTGTGGCCAACGGTTCTGTCAGCAGTCGAacttgatatcgcacacaagaagGCACACGGGCGAGAAACCCTATTCCTGCTCGTTCTGCCACTCGTCTTTTAGCAACAGCTCCAACTTGTACCGACACACCAGAATACACACCGGGGAGAAACCTTTCCTCTGCTCAGTGTGCGGGAAAAGATTTTCAGTCATGGGACGTTTGCGAGCACACAAAAGGTTACACGCCGGTGAGAAACCCTCGCTCGCCTAA